The DNA window gatagaagaaaatttgtttagtttcaattaataatataatattatgttctaAACGCAACAAATGAGATCGAAACTATATCATCCTCATGACATGATGCACGCAATCATTATTTCAAAGCTTCCAAAAAATGAAGATCAAGATGACTTTCTTCAATTGCGTCAAATTAAATGAGGACACAATTCTAAGATATAGTcatttgaagagatttcaagtaTTTTTCTCACAGTGATTGAGTAATAgttgttaaaaatttattaaccttatagctatatgttgataatattgatattaaatatataaaaatgatatcaCAAATATCACAATATTTGAAGAAGGTGCAACATCATTCATTGgttatgttgttgaagaatatatAGGTTATACATATTTTTAGTCACAAGTGAAAACTTATCACGAGTAAAAGCATTTTTTCTTAAGAGTTATAATTGATGATTGTCAAAAGcgaaaaaatcatttaacaataaaaaaatagtcgggaaaataagattatcagataaaaacaatgtagaaaacaGAAAAAATGGCGTGATAAAGAAGCAAACTACGAGCATGTCAGATCCCCGATAAAGATTGTAAATAACATAATAGATGTTAAAGACGATCAGATACTTGCTGAACATACCAAAATAGTTATATGCATATTATAACAAACTATGACAAAGAGTTGTTGAGTTGTCAAAATAAACCAAGAAGCATATTGGAAAGTGTGTCAAGTGGATAAGATAATTTATCTGATTCATATACCGTCTATggtcatgattttttattttttatggctTAGTTTGTTTCAGTTGATAAATGTTATTaaccatattttaattcatttaaatattatcaaaatttcgtaCATATATTTTCAACAGTTTAGATTATTACGTGCAACACACATACATTTTTCTAGttcactaaaatatacaagAGTATCTTACGAGACATCCGACAATGTCCTGtaaatttaacttttaaattgtTCATTATTAGTACAGGCATCTCATATtgactaaataaaatatttgaaaattatatatatacagacTTAAACAATCTTTCTTTTTGGATGGAGATAAAAGTTCAATTCCTAATCTTTAACAACGATGTTTCTTGATTTTGCTTCTTTTTCTTGGGTGGGCGGCTGCGGGTTTGGGTCTGGCTTAATTGAGTTCTTGTCTTATGTAAGTACCAAGGAAATGAATGTTcggggttttttttaaaaaaagaagttAGTTTTGAATTAGTTTTGAATTCAATTTTTTGACTCGTTAATTAAAGTTTTATTTTACCAAGGCTGATTGTTGATTTTTCTGACTtcaccaaaaaaataaataaataaataaatcaacattTTCTGCTTTCATGGGAGCAGTTAAATATCAAGGGGGTATCAAAAGTTGACATCTTTAATGGATTACACATGAAAATTTCAATTTCTACTCTAGGTGGTGGCTAACATTTTATTTACTTATTTTTACCTTTTATTTATGGCACAGTCTTTGATGAATTGGGAAGGTAGAATAAATGCAGTTTATACTATTTTTTACTGCAGGAGTATGTATATAATCGCTTACAATTCAGGTACATAGATTCGTACTTGCTTCAACTCATTCAATTTCCACATATTTGATCGAGAACCGTGTTAGGCGATggatttttaattatcaaattgtGATGTTTTGCAGCTATGGATGGTATTTTACCTTCGTGCAAGGTTTCGTATATCTGGTGCTGATATATTTGCAGGGATCCACGACCGAGCAAATGGTGAATCCATGGAAAACATATGTCAAGTTATCGGCTGTTCTTATGGGCTCTCATGGACTAACGAAGGGTTCTTTGGCTTATCTTAATTATCCTGCACAAATCATGTTTAAGTCTACAAAGGTATACAATATAGTAAACTATTGAACTAGCCCCAGCATCGATACTGAAGCTTTTCACTTCAAATATGCTCTGTTTTCCTTAAAAAATCGCTTTATCAAGTTGAAGCCAGCTTAGAGATGGGACTGACCTGGTTTGAACCTGTTCTGAATTCGAAATTTTAAGAACCAGTATCTTACAGGACTGGATATCTTACAGTTCACTTGGCTAGTTAGTAAAACCAGTATCATTTGGTTACGGTTTGTATGTACCCGTCAAGGGTTTTTGAGtattttttcagaaaaaaatatttaatttatatgtgGATTATGTGgtaatttttaaaagaacagtTGAAGCAGAAGTCTAAAAGCATATTTTTGACTTCTGGCCTTTTTAACGTTTTTAATTTGTTAGAAAAGGCACAACCGAACACACTATTTTTGAATGAGTGTTTTTTCAGCAAAAACTTCTGCATCCAAGCACAttgcaaaaaatattttaatttatgattcgGAAATTCCATAACTATGAAGGAAAAGATGTGTGTTGGTGCTATGGAGAGGTTGAGGTCATTGAACACTTGGCATTTGGCAATTTCTTTGAAGTTCGAATTTGTATATTGATATCATACAGAACTGGTTGTTCTTTTACATATTTCTCATTTGGCCATTCCTTTCAAGTTATTATTAGTGTAATTGAGAGTTAGTGTTTGTCGAATGCTTTATGTTTGAAGGTTTCTTCCGAGTTCCCACCCGTGTATTAGTATAATGAAGTGTCGGTGATCGTTAAATAGGTCATGTTCAGTCATTTCTTTTCACACCAATTTGTCAAATATCTAATGTTCAGCATTTCTTTTGACACCGATTTGTATATTGGTGTAACGAAGAGTTGGTTGTCGTTTAATATTTCACATTTGCGGGTTTCTTTTAAGCTCAAATTCACATATATTGTGAATTTATGGAGTTCGTGTGTATATTTTGTTTGTTGGAGAACAGGTGCTGCCAGTGATGGTGATGGGTACGTTTATACCCGGCTTGAGACGAAAATACCCTGTTCACGAATATATTTCAGCAACACTTCTTGTTGTTGGCTTAATTCTTTTCACCTTAGCAGATGCCAACACTTCTCCAAACTTTAGTGCcatcggtattttgatgattaCGGGTGCTCTAGTCATGGATGCGTTTCTTGGTAACCTTCAGGAAGCAATTTTTACCATGAATCCCGAAACTACTCAGGTGTTTATGGTTTATCTCCTTTCTTTTTATAGATGCATCAGCATGAAACCAGGATGCATAACTTTAAGAAGTTTGTTATATAGATGGAAATGCTATTTTGTTCGACGGTGGTTGGTTTGCCTTTCCTGTTGCCGCCAATGATATTGACAGGGGAATTGTTCAAGGCATGGGACTCTTGTTACGAGGTGAATATTCGTCATCTTTTTTCCTCAGTAACATGTTCCTCATTCCACTTGTTTCGTTTCTTTATCACGAGAACAGACAATAGTGTAGATTGAAGTGAAATTGAGAAAGATTTAGGTTGGGAATGCCTGTAAATAAGACATTACTAATTAGTGACCGGGAAAACAGTATGGATATGCATAATTATATAGTGTGGTGGTCGTGATAGTCACTATGTTACGTGAGTGATACAAAGTTTGTTATGGGCATACAGAGTAGATTTGATAAATTTCTGAATATTGCATGACACCACTGTCTTATGTAGCTGTCGAGATAATCTAACAATCGAATCGAAGTGTTTGAGCTTTCGTATGTTGTAAAAGATTTCGACTTGCACTTTCGTTGTTGACTAGAGCTATAGCTTTTCGTCCAGTAACAATTATCTAAAAGTGTTAATTTTGAGCATTTCGAGTCGTTCGGGCATCCACTTACCTCCAGAAGTCCCGAATTTTACTTGCATTTCATCTTTGCTTTTGTGTTGCAGCATCCTTACGTTTACGGCGTGCTAGTATTCGAATCGATGGCTACGTTTGTTGGTCAAGTCTCTGTGTTATCACTCATTGCCATATTCGGTGCTGCCACGACAGCTATGGTAAACTCAGTTCCTACCTAGAAATTTTTTCGAAGTATTCTTGGAAGGGCCACTTCCTTTTCTTCGATTACAAGACCTCAGGAAACCAGATACATTTTCTAACAGTTGGTGCATTTCAATACAGGTAACAACAGCAAGAAAGGCAGTAACTTTACTGTTGTCATTCCTCATTTTTACGAAACCGCTTACGGAACAACATGGTTCTGGACTGATCTTAATCGCCATGGGAATCATGCTGAAGCTCCTTCCGGACAGTAAACTTCCCAGTCGAGCAGCAGTGTGTGATGCCAGCGACATGCAGAAGCCACTCGAAAACAAAGACCATGAAGATGAGGAGAAAAGGCCACTGGTCTGAGTTTTTGAAGATGGCTGGAGATattgatttttcttttatcATACAGCTTCCATTTTCTTTTCTTCACCTGtataaattttcaaagaaaGCATGTAGAAACTGTGTGGAAAGTTTTCAATTTACATTATTTGGTACTTTTTGGGTACACATTGGACGAATATAAATCAGTTTTTTCtgtataaaatattaattaattttgctGTATAAAATTTAGTTTGAATAATTACTTTGTAACTGCGATCCTTTGGCACTATGAACACGTTTGTTTATTGGAAACTATGAATAATATTCTTTTCAAGAGAATTAGGACTAACTAAACCAACCcccttaattattattaaaaaaaaaaaatctaaaaacaGTACAACAAAAATGAGTCTCAGACCAGCGGAAAATTTCGACCATTTCTTCTCTAAATCTATTCTAGGAGTTTCAACAATTTTTTCTGCAATCTAAAAAAATGGGAAACTTTAAATTTAGACTAGTTAAAATTCTTACACATTGACTACAAAAAACGAAAATCAAGAATGAGTAGTATTTGTTCTATACTCATCATGTTCTATCACAGGCACGGTTCTTGTGCTAGAAGCGGTAAGAGCCCTCACATGACCAACCATTGAAACTTGTAAAGCTTCTTCTTCGTAAGCCCTTCTCTCCAATTCATCCATTCTTGCCTTCTTTTTCTCATTTATGAACATCGCGATCAGTAACAAGCTCAGAAGGAATACCCCTAACGCAGCTCCGATCGAGCTCCCTATTGCTATCTTCCACTTGCTAACTCTTCTCTTCAAAGGCACCAATGATGACTCAACCACTAAACCGAAGTGACCGTTCCTCATTGCAACACAAACCTTAGGCCTCATCTGGCTTGACAGTGTCATCTTTCCATCAGGATCAAAGCTTGCACATAAAGGGATGATCCCGGTTGAGACATTGTATAAGGTCGTGTTGCTAAAATCTATAATTATTGGCTTTTTTCCAGCTTGAATTCCCAGCTCAAATGGCATGGTACTGCTCAAGTTTATGATACCATTCACACCAATGTTATAGGCTAGTAGGCCTAAAACAGGTGATATGAGTCGATAGCCGGTCAATTCGTAGTTGTTGTAATATATAGATGACCAATTTGATCCAAGATTTTGTCGGAGCAATACGACTCTTTCGATGCAAGGATGAACACCAACACCAACGTTTAACTGGAATTCTTTGATTCTTGCTCCGTATCTTCTCAGGCTGCCACACCTGTATCTTATGATGTCGACATTTATGCCCGAAAGATTTGCTGGTAAGTTGATTCTGTGCAGTTTGCCTGTTCTGAAGTTCTTGTTGTATGATCTGAATGTGTGATCCCGGATCACAAGATCGAGTAGTCGTGCAGATTGGATTTCTTGTGTTTGAGCTTGTAGGGTTTGCAAGGATGCTAGTGATATAAGAATCAGTGTGAGAGAAAAGAAGATGCCCATTTAAGGATTTTAGGTGATATTGTTTGCAAGAAAGgatttttgatgaaaatttGATAGAGCATGGAAAAGGTCAGCTTTATTCGAATGTAATTAAGGTATACTTTAATCAGCTGTAGAATGTTTGAGGAAACAGGCCAGAAATGATTGTTAATTGAGCCAAATGTGTAATCTAAGGAGCTTTCTCAATGTGAAAAGATGGAAGTAACGTTAAAGTTTTATATTCCATTATATCTAGTGACGAAGCCAGAAATATGGCTCTGCCCGGgctagaattttaaattttaaaatattttaatattttaaattgatatatccgggctaatatcatattatttcaaaattatacaaaattttcatataaattttttttaaaaaaattgggccaCCCGGGCTTACCTATGTAGCTCCGCCCCTGACTATATCGAGAAGCATATCCCAACCAAAAGATTTAATCGAAAATGCAAGGAGAGGTAGATGTTTCATGTCCAAATTCCGAATATAAGTCATTTTCTCCTAGaaactaatatttttaacatcacGTCAacacttcaaaaaaaataaaagttcaaAAAAATGCTAATATGATATATAAATGAGCAAATATGCCAAATTATTGGTTGTTACTAATTTGTTAGTGGATAATTATATCTTTACCAATTAAATATTGG is part of the Primulina tabacum isolate GXHZ01 chromosome 18, ASM2559414v2, whole genome shotgun sequence genome and encodes:
- the LOC142533315 gene encoding UDP-galactose/UDP-glucose transporter 2-like, encoding MKKEDQARSLFGISLTDRPTWQQFLICSSVFFFGYLVNGICEEYVYNRLQFSYGWYFTFVQGFVYLVLIYLQGSTTEQMVNPWKTYVKLSAVLMGSHGLTKGSLAYLNYPAQIMFKSTKVLPVMVMGTFIPGLRRKYPVHEYISATLLVVGLILFTLADANTSPNFSAIGILMITGALVMDAFLGNLQEAIFTMNPETTQMEMLFCSTVVGLPFLLPPMILTGELFKAWDSCYEHPYVYGVLVFESMATFVGQVSVLSLIAIFGAATTAMVTTARKAVTLLLSFLIFTKPLTEQHGSGLILIAMGIMLKLLPDSKLPSRAAVCDASDMQKPLENKDHEDEEKRPLV
- the LOC142533316 gene encoding uncharacterized protein LOC142533316 encodes the protein MGIFFSLTLILISLASLQTLQAQTQEIQSARLLDLVIRDHTFRSYNKNFRTGKLHRINLPANLSGINVDIIRYRCGSLRRYGARIKEFQLNVGVGVHPCIERVVLLRQNLGSNWSSIYYNNYELTGYRLISPVLGLLAYNIGVNGIINLSSTMPFELGIQAGKKPIIIDFSNTTLYNVSTGIIPLCASFDPDGKMTLSSQMRPKVCVAMRNGHFGLVVESSLVPLKRRVSKWKIAIGSSIGAALGVFLLSLLLIAMFINEKKKARMDELERRAYEEEALQVSMVGHVRALTASSTRTVPVIEHDEYRTNTTHS